A part of Geothrix oryzae genomic DNA contains:
- a CDS encoding class I SAM-dependent methyltransferase, producing the protein MPLRLGPIEAPPALDLLGPLGPEIARLFTRPFLVLHRASGLYTARTCLLLLMDLGWEARLRGGTTLDALCEGLPAQARKPLAWMLPFLASEGLLQRAGERFVLTGEPDLDLAGLREQVEAEAPGHGSNFDLLDGVRSHIQPFFTEGKSGDSLLFDLALFPLWLAYFRNGNLGYFPNNWLTLLALREGLPEGARILELGAGAGSFAQLVAQTGAEAGWLDRIADYRFTDVAPTFLRRAQRDLKSAAPGLPVSFQALDMNRPLGDQGIEAASLDAIVGINVLHVAQDLEATLRDLRGRLKPGGRLVLGECLKPTLDAPLYLEFFFSFIKSFTEVKLDPRWRPRHGFLTPEAWREALGHAGFSRIEYIPPPRPLMDQHPSFTVGAMSAFT; encoded by the coding sequence ATGCCCCTGCGCCTCGGTCCCATCGAGGCGCCGCCGGCCCTCGACCTGCTCGGGCCCCTCGGCCCCGAGATCGCCCGGCTGTTCACCAGGCCCTTCCTGGTACTCCACCGGGCGTCGGGTCTGTACACCGCCCGCACCTGCCTGCTGCTGCTCATGGACCTGGGCTGGGAGGCCCGGTTGCGCGGCGGCACCACCCTCGACGCGCTCTGCGAGGGGCTCCCCGCCCAGGCTCGCAAGCCCCTGGCCTGGATGCTCCCCTTCCTCGCCTCGGAGGGCCTGCTGCAACGGGCCGGCGAGCGCTTCGTACTGACGGGCGAACCCGACCTGGACCTCGCCGGCCTCCGGGAGCAGGTGGAAGCCGAGGCGCCGGGCCACGGGTCCAACTTCGACCTGCTGGACGGCGTGCGCTCCCACATCCAGCCCTTCTTCACCGAAGGGAAGAGCGGCGACAGCCTCCTGTTCGACCTGGCCCTGTTCCCCCTCTGGCTCGCCTACTTCCGCAACGGCAACCTGGGGTACTTCCCCAACAACTGGCTCACCCTGCTGGCCCTCCGCGAAGGGCTCCCGGAAGGTGCGCGGATCCTGGAGCTGGGGGCCGGAGCCGGATCCTTCGCCCAGCTCGTCGCCCAGACCGGGGCCGAAGCGGGCTGGCTCGACCGCATCGCGGACTACCGCTTCACCGATGTGGCGCCCACCTTCCTGCGCCGGGCCCAGAGGGACCTGAAGAGCGCCGCGCCCGGACTGCCCGTCAGCTTCCAGGCCCTGGACATGAACCGGCCCCTCGGGGACCAGGGCATCGAGGCGGCGAGCCTGGATGCCATCGTGGGGATCAATGTGCTGCACGTGGCCCAGGATCTGGAAGCCACCCTGCGGGACCTGCGCGGCCGCCTGAAGCCGGGCGGTCGCCTGGTCCTGGGCGAATGCCTGAAGCCCACCCTGGACGCCCCCCTCTACCTCGAATTCTTCTTCAGCTTCATCAAGAGCTTCACGGAGGTGAAACTCGACCCCCGCTGGCGCCCCCGCCATGGGTTCCTCACCCCCGAAGCCTGGCGCGAGGCCCTGGGCCACGCGGGCTTCTCCCGGATCGAGTACATCCCCCCGCCGCGCCCCCTGATGGACCAGCACCCCAGCTTCACCGTGGGCGCCATGTCCGCCTTCACTTGA
- a CDS encoding efflux RND transporter permease subunit, with protein MTTESSSPRHRSLIRRWFDWMLPRKGWVFALATVWGVAGLASFATLKRDLFPDLTLPSLNLLIQSPGRAATELELTVAQPVEQAIGGLPGVKRVVSTVQAEVIQVVVSFEGGTDPWRARQLVAERLAGIVGNFPEGTRAPLVSSAAGRLQEIMEIVLEGPATDPMKLRDHTEKVLIPRLQAVPGVARVERLGGEERQLQVIVQPERMRLQGVSLTQILEAMEGTHQDAAAGVMEIQDKGWFITVGSLAAQPEAVKKLRLKTPRGTVLLGDVAEIREGAGFRRGLARHQGHEDVSLRVVRQPTAETMTVSHETRKALDELRQSLPEGMELTLMYDQGGLVTHALNGVTLALLLGGLFVALVLVLLLGNFRAALIVIAVLPLATLGAAIPLNAAGMGLNAMTLGGLAIAVGLLVDAAVIMVENLAHRLREHRDHMEPRRVALTRAAAEVGVPILAAVLVILAVFIPLLAIGGLAGRLYAPLAVAIAAAMTLSLVLSFTLVPALVERFLPPGAQLEEPRLVAALKRVYRPALEWAMGHGAIVRVLALGLTLPSLWLALRLGSNFLPNLDEGALLLNSILPAETSLAAVDEANFQLEQKLVKLPGVSSVYRRTGRSELTEDPMPHTISDVLVVLDGTKRTPEVQREVAEISEELPYPVELTTPMQMRISEGIGGTPADIQVKLFHPDLAALQLKLSDIQEALGKVPGVASITPEGAGSLPKWTVVPDEDALRRLDVPRTLIVKTLKTALQGLDTTPRFDGPQRVERIVRFPDDGRTSPETLKRLPLVLEDGRVVELGQVARFEEASTPSLIRREAAQRRLALNVRTTGDLGGTADRLEKALQGIALPKGTVVKLGGKIEDARETQKRLMVAIGVALVLVVGLLYLALGRWREVMVVVLTLPDAFAGGLFALWLAGETWNISSIVGMIGLFGVAVQNSLVLITQAKHLVASGLPFHEALKEASLGRVRPKLMTAGSAILGLMPMLLGLGGSELERPLAIVMVGGLITSTLFTLLALPSFYAWVGRPKGEGAAQS; from the coding sequence ATGACCACTGAATCCTCCTCCCCCCGCCATCGCTCCCTGATCCGCCGCTGGTTCGACTGGATGCTCCCCCGCAAGGGCTGGGTGTTCGCGCTTGCCACAGTGTGGGGTGTCGCCGGCCTCGCCAGCTTCGCCACGCTGAAGCGCGACCTGTTCCCCGATCTCACCCTTCCCAGCCTGAACCTGCTCATCCAGAGTCCGGGACGCGCCGCCACGGAGCTGGAGCTGACCGTGGCCCAGCCGGTGGAGCAGGCCATCGGCGGCCTTCCCGGCGTCAAGCGGGTGGTGAGCACCGTGCAGGCCGAAGTGATCCAGGTCGTGGTGTCCTTCGAGGGCGGCACCGACCCCTGGCGGGCCCGTCAGCTCGTGGCCGAACGCCTCGCGGGCATCGTCGGCAACTTCCCCGAGGGGACTCGGGCCCCGCTCGTCTCCAGTGCTGCCGGGCGCCTCCAGGAGATCATGGAGATCGTGCTGGAAGGTCCTGCCACGGATCCCATGAAGCTGCGGGACCACACGGAGAAGGTGCTCATCCCCCGGCTCCAGGCCGTTCCCGGCGTGGCCCGCGTCGAGCGGCTGGGAGGTGAGGAGCGCCAGCTCCAGGTCATCGTCCAGCCCGAGCGGATGCGTCTCCAGGGCGTGAGCCTCACCCAGATCCTCGAGGCCATGGAAGGCACCCACCAGGACGCCGCCGCCGGGGTGATGGAGATCCAGGACAAGGGCTGGTTCATCACCGTGGGCAGCCTCGCGGCCCAGCCCGAGGCCGTGAAGAAGCTCCGCCTGAAGACCCCCCGGGGGACGGTCCTCCTGGGCGATGTGGCTGAAATCCGCGAAGGCGCCGGCTTCCGGCGCGGCCTCGCCCGTCACCAGGGCCATGAGGATGTGAGCCTCCGGGTGGTCCGCCAGCCCACGGCGGAAACCATGACGGTCTCCCATGAGACCCGGAAGGCCTTGGATGAACTGCGCCAGAGCCTGCCGGAAGGCATGGAACTGACCCTGATGTATGACCAGGGGGGGCTCGTCACCCACGCCTTGAACGGCGTGACCCTGGCGCTCCTGCTCGGCGGGCTCTTTGTCGCCCTGGTGCTCGTGCTCCTGCTGGGGAATTTCCGGGCGGCCCTGATCGTCATCGCCGTGCTGCCCCTGGCCACCCTCGGGGCGGCGATCCCCTTGAATGCCGCGGGCATGGGCCTCAATGCCATGACCCTGGGCGGTCTCGCCATCGCCGTGGGCCTGCTGGTGGATGCCGCCGTGATCATGGTGGAGAACCTCGCGCACCGGCTGCGTGAACATCGGGATCACATGGAGCCCCGAAGGGTCGCGCTCACCCGGGCCGCCGCGGAAGTGGGTGTGCCCATCCTCGCGGCAGTGCTGGTCATCCTGGCGGTCTTCATCCCCCTGCTGGCCATCGGGGGACTCGCGGGCCGGCTCTACGCGCCCCTCGCCGTGGCCATCGCCGCGGCCATGACCCTCAGTCTCGTGCTGAGCTTCACCCTCGTGCCAGCCCTTGTGGAGCGGTTCCTTCCGCCCGGTGCCCAGCTTGAGGAGCCCCGCCTGGTGGCGGCCCTGAAGCGCGTCTATCGCCCCGCCCTCGAATGGGCCATGGGCCATGGCGCCATCGTGCGGGTGCTGGCCCTGGGCCTGACCCTTCCCAGCCTCTGGCTGGCCCTGCGCCTGGGGAGCAACTTCCTACCCAATCTGGATGAAGGGGCCCTCCTCCTCAACAGCATCCTGCCGGCGGAAACCAGCCTCGCCGCCGTGGATGAGGCCAACTTCCAGCTCGAACAGAAGCTCGTGAAGCTCCCGGGCGTGTCGTCCGTCTATCGCCGCACGGGCCGCTCTGAACTCACTGAAGACCCCATGCCGCACACGATCTCCGATGTGCTGGTGGTGCTGGATGGCACCAAGCGCACCCCCGAAGTGCAGAGGGAGGTCGCTGAAATCTCCGAGGAACTGCCTTACCCGGTCGAACTCACCACGCCCATGCAGATGCGCATCTCCGAAGGCATCGGCGGCACGCCGGCGGACATCCAGGTGAAGCTCTTCCACCCGGACCTGGCGGCCCTCCAGCTCAAGCTCTCCGACATCCAGGAAGCCCTCGGGAAAGTGCCGGGCGTGGCCTCGATCACTCCGGAAGGCGCGGGGTCCCTGCCGAAGTGGACCGTGGTGCCGGACGAAGATGCGCTTCGGCGCCTCGATGTCCCACGAACGCTCATCGTGAAGACGCTGAAGACCGCCCTGCAGGGTCTGGACACCACCCCGCGCTTCGATGGCCCCCAGCGCGTCGAACGGATCGTCCGCTTCCCGGACGATGGCCGCACCAGCCCCGAGACCCTCAAGCGCCTGCCCCTGGTGCTCGAGGACGGCCGCGTGGTGGAGCTGGGTCAGGTGGCCCGTTTCGAGGAGGCCAGCACGCCCAGCCTGATCCGGCGCGAAGCGGCCCAGCGCCGCCTGGCCCTGAATGTCCGCACCACGGGCGACCTCGGTGGAACGGCTGATCGCCTGGAGAAGGCCCTGCAGGGCATCGCGCTGCCCAAGGGCACCGTCGTGAAGCTGGGCGGCAAGATCGAGGACGCCCGGGAGACCCAGAAGCGGCTGATGGTGGCCATCGGGGTCGCCCTGGTCCTCGTGGTGGGCCTCCTCTACCTGGCTTTGGGCCGCTGGCGTGAGGTCATGGTCGTCGTGCTGACCCTGCCCGATGCCTTCGCCGGGGGGCTCTTCGCCCTCTGGCTCGCGGGGGAAACCTGGAACATCAGCTCCATCGTCGGGATGATCGGACTCTTCGGCGTGGCGGTGCAGAACAGCCTGGTGCTCATCACCCAGGCCAAGCACCTGGTGGCCTCGGGCCTGCCCTTCCACGAGGCCCTCAAAGAGGCCAGCCTCGGCCGCGTGCGCCCCAAGCTCATGACCGCCGGGAGTGCCATCCTCGGCCTCATGCCGATGCTGCTCGGCCTCGGCGGCAGTGAGTTGGAACGCCCCCTGGCCATCGTCATGGTGGGCGGACTCATCACGAGCACGCTCTTCACCCTGCTGGCGTTGCCGAGCTTCTACGCCTGGGTGGGAAGGCCGAAGGGGGAAGGGGCCGCCCAGAGTTGA
- a CDS encoding efflux RND transporter periplasmic adaptor subunit: MNPTIRLSVLTLALGAMVACERKAAPTEVRESHQAEGTHDGEGVHLSLKDIRGLRFLVVSEPRAEGAWYPAEAIGDESAQAILSSPVKGIVSAIQVPPGQHVGAGAGLFTLQSPELARLKADWLSARAKRDRTEGEWAREQRLYEAQAGSRRELEAAKSEAATARADEEAARLALEARGLNPEMAGAVMTVKAPRAGSVTAYKIQLGQGVEAGQELGRFQSAFAAIVQLELPLPAPENWQPGTVTEARKGDGQRWKARLEGTPMILTTDTRRLSYRLRLLGGPLPIPGTPLEIHVPLAKTVVLPQSALQQVEGTWGVFVKEGEEAEFRPVRRGPELGTDVMVLDGVKPGETVVGEGAYLLKSLQIKRKSGGDDHDH, from the coding sequence ATGAACCCCACCATCCGACTTTCCGTGCTGACACTCGCGCTGGGGGCCATGGTGGCCTGCGAACGCAAGGCCGCACCGACCGAGGTCAGGGAATCCCATCAGGCGGAGGGCACCCACGACGGCGAGGGGGTCCATCTCTCCCTGAAGGACATCCGGGGCCTCCGTTTCCTGGTGGTCTCCGAACCCAGGGCCGAAGGTGCCTGGTATCCCGCCGAGGCCATCGGTGACGAATCCGCCCAGGCCATCCTCAGCAGCCCGGTGAAGGGCATCGTCTCGGCCATCCAGGTTCCTCCCGGTCAGCATGTCGGCGCTGGTGCCGGATTGTTCACCCTCCAGAGCCCCGAGCTGGCCCGCCTCAAGGCCGACTGGCTGTCCGCCCGGGCCAAGCGTGACCGCACCGAGGGCGAATGGGCCCGGGAACAGCGGCTCTACGAAGCCCAGGCCGGATCCCGCCGGGAACTGGAAGCCGCCAAGAGCGAAGCTGCCACCGCGCGGGCTGACGAGGAAGCCGCCCGGCTCGCTCTGGAGGCCCGGGGGCTGAATCCCGAGATGGCCGGTGCGGTGATGACCGTGAAGGCCCCGAGGGCGGGCTCCGTCACGGCTTACAAGATCCAACTCGGCCAGGGCGTCGAGGCCGGCCAGGAACTGGGGCGCTTCCAATCGGCCTTCGCCGCCATCGTGCAGCTGGAACTGCCCCTCCCCGCGCCCGAAAACTGGCAGCCCGGCACCGTGACGGAGGCCCGCAAGGGCGACGGCCAGCGATGGAAGGCCCGCCTGGAGGGCACACCCATGATCCTCACCACGGACACGCGGCGGCTGAGCTATCGCCTTCGCCTGCTGGGCGGTCCTCTGCCGATCCCCGGAACACCGTTGGAGATCCATGTCCCTCTGGCGAAGACCGTCGTCCTCCCCCAGAGCGCCCTGCAGCAGGTGGAAGGCACCTGGGGCGTCTTCGTGAAGGAAGGAGAGGAGGCCGAGTTCCGTCCCGTGCGCCGAGGGCCTGAGCTGGGTACCGATGTGATGGTGCTCGACGGCGTGAAGCCCGGCGAGACCGTGGTGGGCGAGGGCGCCTACCTGCTGAAGTCCCTCCAGATCAAGCGCAAGAGCGGAGGGGATGACCATGACCACTGA
- a CDS encoding TolC family protein: MRTFLLGALPCLLLAQAPPLSFDDILQRAQTSPGQYRVEALLAERHRALSGTQGFLREGPSMGLTAGPRTNSATPTTTDQSVDLDLPLFLSPATRHRLEEALGQANPALREAAKIEARFRLRQAYLDAWLAERLLQLREADITTVQAWLKAAQARLEAGADPGFQVSLVEGEVLRAQADLDESRRQRLNAWASLRAMADVPISPVPLADPGDAQVLPSDGLQARFEDGALRQAIQSRLNLEQQALRHQEALATSRWSLRGSYAKEGEERIGKIGLAYRFSRPGEGRAIHRETEATLQAAKRELEIALLELDARFQSAWTRLRTAPPPTLFKGFDRSLKAVSLRLSEGKERPSEALPIRRQLLEAQAASYRRLQAAHLLSAELQALTSEVNP, encoded by the coding sequence ATGCGAACCTTTCTCCTGGGGGCGCTGCCCTGCCTGCTCTTGGCACAGGCGCCGCCCCTCTCTTTTGACGACATCCTTCAGCGGGCCCAGACCAGCCCTGGACAATACCGGGTGGAAGCCCTGCTGGCCGAACGCCACCGGGCGCTGAGCGGCACCCAGGGATTCCTCCGCGAAGGCCCCTCCATGGGCCTCACCGCAGGCCCCCGTACCAACTCCGCCACGCCCACGACGACGGACCAGTCCGTGGATCTGGACCTGCCGCTGTTCCTGTCGCCCGCCACCCGGCATCGTCTGGAAGAGGCCCTCGGGCAGGCAAACCCGGCTCTGCGGGAGGCCGCCAAGATCGAGGCGCGGTTCCGCCTCCGCCAAGCCTACCTGGACGCCTGGTTGGCCGAGCGCCTGCTCCAACTCCGGGAGGCGGATATCACCACGGTCCAGGCCTGGCTCAAGGCCGCCCAGGCGCGGCTGGAGGCCGGGGCGGATCCTGGATTCCAGGTCAGCCTCGTAGAGGGCGAAGTGCTTCGCGCCCAGGCGGATCTGGATGAGTCGCGGAGGCAGAGACTGAATGCCTGGGCGAGCCTCCGGGCGATGGCGGATGTTCCGATATCCCCCGTTCCCCTCGCCGATCCTGGCGACGCGCAGGTCCTCCCCAGCGACGGGCTCCAGGCTAGGTTCGAGGACGGCGCCCTGCGTCAAGCCATTCAGAGCCGCCTAAACCTGGAGCAACAGGCCCTGCGCCACCAGGAGGCTCTGGCCACCAGCCGCTGGAGCCTCCGGGGCAGCTATGCCAAGGAAGGCGAAGAGCGCATCGGCAAGATCGGTCTGGCCTACCGCTTCTCCCGCCCGGGGGAAGGTCGGGCCATTCATCGCGAAACGGAGGCCACCCTCCAGGCCGCCAAGCGCGAACTGGAGATCGCCCTCCTGGAGCTGGATGCCCGCTTCCAGTCGGCGTGGACGCGGCTCCGGACGGCCCCGCCGCCCACCCTCTTCAAAGGCTTCGACCGATCCCTCAAGGCCGTGAGCCTGCGCCTCAGCGAGGGCAAGGAGCGCCCCTCCGAGGCGCTCCCCATCCGCCGCCAGCTCCTGGAGGCCCAAGCCGCCTCCTACCGGCGACTTCAGGCCGCCCACCTTCTGTCTGCCGAGCTCCAGGCCCTCACATCCGAGGTGAACCCATGA
- a CDS encoding DUF4382 domain-containing protein has translation MRPAFRSLSLAALPLGLSALTLGLACSGGSSGGSATTPASTPMGTASIILTDAPSDQWSAIEVVVTKVTLLNKTDHTKEIVAFQGATAKINLVDLDSVGELLATAQIPVGTYDALRITIDPASVNLVKADGSSVPSNLVRVAGSTVQVGLSSDLVVTASGNNAVQLDFDLGHPLFLVQLPDGSWVMNLQVKHRPNANGMMGMAQMAFRHRRGTIASVGASSFMLHTDSGNDLTVNVDGGSWFFDADAKAVGSLAGLAAGKNALVSLRMQADGSLWAVRVWYGANALPGWTPEGHVYGVDQAAGRLLVSTNASTPRAIAIDADTAFTFRTGQTLGLGPAALANLWTGFKVQVEVKDPLQVPMHAKSVNIQRAVDGGVIKTATATSFTYQHLLAGDRTHAYANAFSWWYLGFPGATSSSSGAFAAAITGAGDVRVQGVSDLVWNGGISAWDASNAIFLPVALPQGAISTSYSGGQMGFTFTNSAAATQTISVSLNTTVGAQPVVLEVINQAGTVTVLPLDASTWGAKLVSPAKARVAVVPKPDGSFAAYAVVVFTGF, from the coding sequence ATGCGTCCTGCGTTTCGAAGTCTCTCCCTGGCGGCGCTTCCCCTCGGCCTCAGCGCCTTGACGCTTGGTTTGGCCTGCAGCGGAGGTTCCTCCGGTGGCTCCGCCACGACTCCGGCCTCCACCCCCATGGGCACGGCCTCGATCATCCTCACGGACGCCCCCTCGGACCAGTGGTCGGCCATCGAGGTGGTCGTCACCAAGGTGACCCTGCTGAACAAGACCGACCATACCAAGGAGATCGTGGCCTTCCAGGGTGCCACCGCCAAGATCAACCTCGTGGATCTCGACAGCGTGGGTGAGTTGCTCGCCACGGCCCAGATCCCCGTAGGCACCTATGACGCCCTGCGCATCACCATCGATCCCGCCAGCGTGAACCTGGTGAAGGCCGACGGCAGTTCCGTACCCAGCAACCTGGTGCGCGTGGCAGGCTCCACGGTCCAGGTGGGGCTGAGCTCGGACCTGGTGGTGACGGCCAGCGGCAACAACGCAGTGCAACTCGACTTCGACCTCGGGCATCCGCTGTTCCTGGTGCAGCTGCCGGACGGCTCCTGGGTCATGAACCTCCAGGTGAAGCACCGCCCCAACGCCAACGGCATGATGGGCATGGCCCAGATGGCCTTCCGCCACCGTCGCGGCACCATCGCCTCCGTGGGCGCCTCCAGCTTCATGCTGCACACCGACAGCGGGAACGACCTCACGGTGAATGTGGATGGGGGCAGCTGGTTCTTCGATGCGGATGCCAAGGCCGTGGGCAGCTTGGCGGGCCTGGCCGCGGGCAAGAACGCGCTGGTGTCGCTGCGCATGCAAGCCGACGGCAGCCTCTGGGCCGTGCGCGTGTGGTACGGCGCCAACGCCCTGCCGGGCTGGACGCCCGAAGGCCATGTCTACGGCGTGGATCAGGCCGCGGGCCGGCTGCTGGTCAGCACCAATGCCAGCACCCCCCGGGCCATTGCCATCGATGCGGATACCGCCTTCACCTTCCGCACGGGCCAGACCCTCGGCCTGGGCCCGGCGGCCCTCGCCAACCTGTGGACCGGCTTCAAGGTGCAGGTCGAAGTGAAGGACCCGCTCCAGGTGCCCATGCATGCCAAGTCGGTGAACATCCAGCGGGCGGTGGATGGGGGCGTGATCAAGACTGCCACGGCCACCTCCTTCACCTACCAGCATCTGCTGGCCGGCGATCGCACCCATGCCTACGCCAATGCCTTCTCCTGGTGGTATCTCGGTTTCCCCGGCGCGACCTCCAGCAGCAGCGGCGCCTTCGCGGCCGCCATCACCGGCGCGGGCGATGTGCGCGTGCAGGGCGTGAGCGACCTGGTGTGGAACGGCGGCATCAGCGCCTGGGACGCCAGCAACGCCATCTTCCTGCCCGTGGCCCTGCCCCAGGGCGCCATCAGCACCTCGTACAGCGGCGGCCAGATGGGGTTCACCTTCACCAATTCCGCCGCGGCCACCCAGACCATCTCGGTCAGCCTGAACACCACCGTGGGCGCGCAGCCGGTGGTGCTGGAGGTGATCAACCAGGCCGGTACGGTCACGGTCCTGCCCCTCGATGCCAGCACCTGGGGAGCCAAGCTCGTCAGTCCTGCCAAGGCCCGTGTGGCCGTCGTGCCCAAGCCCGACGGGAGCTTCGCCGCCTACGCGGTGGTGGTGTTCACCGGGTTCTGA
- a CDS encoding helix-turn-helix transcriptional regulator — MARTAHRKALESPRPDGGHLVKPERLQAVLEAVRDSGDRGITKAGLARKLGGTAMRTVDRAIALLEEQGARFGKAREGRPAVIHFTLEKAPDWDSKITPHARMALEVALMALEGTATELWYDQLEGLRTLADSHLSTRDRDLFRALQEHVCVRGSADDQQALDTRMLTQVLLALGHPDGPRELELTYRAASTGRTSARTVIPFTLTHDVFSGGAFLLAWDPAKQEPRHFRLARIEEAKASAKRGLIPDKRPLEQARDLQIGGWFSPGTPFRVRVRIGGSNWPQALLDAPPALPGVEVRKEKGGTVLLSFMATDFQGPTRFVLQVGAEAEVLDPKPLRAHLVATLKAMAARYR; from the coding sequence ATGGCTCGGACCGCGCACCGCAAGGCCCTCGAATCGCCCCGCCCCGACGGCGGCCACCTGGTGAAGCCCGAGCGACTCCAGGCGGTGCTGGAGGCCGTCCGCGACTCAGGGGACCGCGGCATCACCAAGGCTGGGCTCGCGCGGAAGCTGGGCGGCACGGCCATGCGCACCGTGGATCGCGCCATCGCCTTGCTGGAAGAACAGGGGGCCCGCTTCGGCAAGGCGCGCGAGGGTCGGCCCGCCGTCATCCACTTCACCCTGGAGAAGGCGCCGGACTGGGACAGCAAGATCACCCCCCACGCCCGCATGGCGCTGGAAGTCGCCCTCATGGCTCTGGAGGGCACCGCCACCGAGCTGTGGTACGACCAGCTGGAGGGCCTGCGCACCCTGGCCGACAGCCACCTGAGCACCCGCGACCGCGACCTGTTCCGAGCCCTGCAGGAGCATGTCTGCGTGCGCGGCAGCGCCGACGACCAGCAGGCCCTCGACACCAGGATGCTCACCCAGGTGCTCCTGGCGCTCGGCCATCCCGACGGGCCCCGCGAGCTCGAGCTCACCTACCGCGCGGCCTCCACGGGCCGCACCAGCGCCCGCACCGTCATTCCCTTCACCCTCACCCACGATGTCTTTTCCGGCGGCGCCTTCCTGCTGGCCTGGGACCCAGCCAAACAGGAACCCCGCCACTTCCGGCTGGCCCGCATCGAGGAGGCCAAGGCCTCGGCGAAGCGCGGCCTCATCCCCGACAAGCGCCCCCTGGAGCAGGCGCGGGACCTGCAGATCGGCGGCTGGTTCAGTCCCGGCACCCCCTTCCGGGTCCGGGTGCGGATCGGAGGCTCCAACTGGCCCCAGGCCCTCCTGGACGCCCCCCCCGCCCTGCCCGGCGTCGAGGTCCGCAAGGAAAAGGGCGGCACCGTGCTGCTGAGCTTCATGGCCACCGACTTCCAGGGACCCACCCGCTTCGTGCTGCAGGTGGGAGCCGAGGCCGAAGTTCTCGACCCCAAGCCATTGCGCGCCCACCTGGTCGCCACCCTGAAGGCCATGGCCGCACGCTATCGGTAG